The genome window CCTGCCCGTCTCGGCCTCGTCATCATCGGCGGAGAGGGCGCGGTCGTGCTGGGTGGCGTAGCCGCCGCGGCGATGGCTCTGCCACTCGTCGGCTCGGCACCGGTCTTCCTGACCTTCATTCTCATGGCGATCGCTGCCATGCTGGTTGGCGGCGTCTGGATCGGCCTCGCCGGCTTCCTGCGCCATTACCGCGGCGTCAATGAGACCATCTCGTCGCTGCTGCTTTCCTATATCGCCATCGCCCTGATGAACCAATTCGTCGAAGGGCCGCTGCGTGATCCTGCAAGCCTCAACAAGCCCTCGACCAAGCCGTTGCCGCAAGACTACATGCTTGGCCATATCCCGGGCATGGACGTGCATTGGGGTCTCGTCATTGGCGTCGTCGCCTGCATCGTTTCATGGGTATTGATCGAGGTGACGAGCTACGGCTTTGCGGCCCGCATCGCCGGTGGCAATGTCCGCGCCGCGCAGATCCAGGGCCTGCCGGTCGGCCGGCTGATTGCCGGCTTCACGGCGATCGCCGGCAGTTTCGCCGGGCTTGCCGGCATGATCGAGGTCACAGCCGTGCAGGGCAGCGCCAACGCGTCGCTTGCCGCTGGCTACGGCTACACCGGCATTCTCGTTGCCTTCCTCGCTCGGCACAATCCGCTGGCCATTATCCCGGTCGCGATCCTGCTTGGCGGCATCAATGCCGCGGGCGGCCTCATCCAGCGCCGCATGGGCCTGCCGGATGCCACGGTGCTGGTGCTGCAGGGCACGCTCTTCATCGTCATCCTCTTCTGCGAGACCTTTTACGGCCGCTTCAAGATCTTCAATCCCGACCTCTGGAAAAGGAGCGAATGATGGACGACACCGCAATCGGCCTCTGGGGAGTGCCCCTCGCCATCTTCGCCGGCGCGATCCGCGTCTCGACGCCCTTCATCTTCGTCAGCCTCGGCGAGACGATCACCGAGCGTTCGGGCCGCATCAATCTCGGCCTTGAAGGCACGCTCGTCTTCGGTGCCATGACCGCTTACGCTGTCGCCGTCATGAGCGGCTCCCCCTGGCTCGGCGTACTCGCTGCAATGGCGACCGGCGCAATTTTCGGCGCCGTGCATGGCTGGATCTGCAAATGGCCGAAGGTCAACGATATCGCGATCGGCATCGCCATGATGCAGTTTGGCCTGGGCCTCGCCTTCTTCCTCGGAAAACCGTTCATCCAGCCGGCGGCGCCACACCTGCCGGCAATTCCGTTAGGATTCTGGTCCAGCCTGCCGCAGATCCAAGCGGCGCTGAGCATCAACGTGCTGTTCATCCTCGGCGCGATGCTCGCCTTCGCCCTCCGGTGGGCGTTCAAGAATACGCGTGTCGGCCTCATTTTGCGTGTCGTCGGCGATAGCACGGATGCTGCACGCGCCATGGGCGTCAATCCGGATCGCGTGCGCCTGATGGCCACCGCCGTCGGCGGCTCGCTGGCGGCGATCGGCGGCGCCTATCTCTCGCTCTACTATCCAGGCTCGTGGAACGAACGCATCTCCTCCGGCCAAGGCTTGATGGCCGTGGCGCTCGTCATCTTTGCGCGGTGGAATCCGATCGGCTGCTTCCTCGCAGCATTGCTCTTCGGCGGCGCTGGGGCGCTCGGCCCGGCGTTGCAGTC of Rhizobium sp. NXC24 contains these proteins:
- a CDS encoding ABC transporter permease, which produces MTVQANDPAISVASEKPASLRPTLEWIARRAEPIVIGLAAIVIGLALFSLFILAIGKSPAMLFQLMYTGGFGSWFSVQNSLSRAAPLLLTALCVALPARLGLVIIGGEGAVVLGGVAAAAMALPLVGSAPVFLTFILMAIAAMLVGGVWIGLAGFLRHYRGVNETISSLLLSYIAIALMNQFVEGPLRDPASLNKPSTKPLPQDYMLGHIPGMDVHWGLVIGVVACIVSWVLIEVTSYGFAARIAGGNVRAAQIQGLPVGRLIAGFTAIAGSFAGLAGMIEVTAVQGSANASLAAGYGYTGILVAFLARHNPLAIIPVAILLGGINAAGGLIQRRMGLPDATVLVLQGTLFIVILFCETFYGRFKIFNPDLWKRSE
- a CDS encoding ABC transporter permease: MDDTAIGLWGVPLAIFAGAIRVSTPFIFVSLGETITERSGRINLGLEGTLVFGAMTAYAVAVMSGSPWLGVLAAMATGAIFGAVHGWICKWPKVNDIAIGIAMMQFGLGLAFFLGKPFIQPAAPHLPAIPLGFWSSLPQIQAALSINVLFILGAMLAFALRWAFKNTRVGLILRVVGDSTDAARAMGVNPDRVRLMATAVGGSLAAIGGAYLSLYYPGSWNERISSGQGLMAVALVIFARWNPIGCFLAALLFGGAGALGPALQSVGVTEGYYLFYAAPYVLTLVIMIITSSPTRSLAGAPGALSLTK